One segment of Nostoc flagelliforme CCNUN1 DNA contains the following:
- a CDS encoding HMA2 domain-containing protein — protein MLTNGHSTYNKMPEILDKPTFKTPPKPISTKVVSSTPGRLRLRVAHSHRQPEKMQRIANALSANSHINQVKTNVHHGSIVINHDGKDGSLENVLATLKHLGIIFADVTNGNTEAAAGVSSAVVDLNQRVKQSTDGAFDLRILFPLGLASLSLRQLLNKGLQLEVIPWYVLAWYAFDSFIKLHGTSQKQSQNE, from the coding sequence ATGTTGACAAATGGTCATAGCACTTACAATAAAATGCCGGAAATTCTAGACAAACCCACTTTCAAAACACCACCAAAACCGATATCTACAAAAGTTGTAAGTTCGACTCCCGGAAGATTACGGTTAAGAGTGGCTCATTCCCATCGTCAACCAGAAAAGATGCAACGCATCGCCAATGCTTTGTCAGCAAATTCTCACATTAATCAAGTTAAGACAAATGTCCATCATGGCAGTATTGTTATTAATCACGATGGTAAAGATGGCAGTCTAGAAAATGTGCTAGCAACACTTAAACATTTAGGAATAATCTTTGCTGATGTTACCAACGGTAACACCGAGGCGGCAGCAGGAGTATCATCTGCGGTTGTTGACTTAAACCAGCGCGTAAAACAGTCAACAGATGGTGCTTTTGATCTGCGGATTCTTTTTCCTTTGGGATTAGCTAGTCTTTCGCTGCGGCAATTACTTAATAAAGGGTTGCAGTTAGAAGTTATTCCTTGGTATGTTTTAGCATGGTATGCTTTTGATAGCTTTATTAAATTGCATGGAACTAGCCAAAAACAATCACAAAACGAGTGA
- a CDS encoding DUF5132 domain-containing protein, with amino-acid sequence MAPKISDFVEDAGAPGIIAGIGAVLLAPVLLPIVAGVGKPLVKSVIKGGIGLYERSKGTIAEMGETWEDMVAEARAELADEKETPVFEASATNGDNVADNGV; translated from the coding sequence ATGGCACCTAAAATTAGTGATTTTGTTGAAGATGCAGGCGCTCCCGGTATTATAGCCGGAATTGGTGCAGTCCTCTTAGCACCTGTTCTTCTGCCCATTGTCGCTGGAGTTGGTAAACCCTTAGTCAAGTCAGTCATCAAAGGCGGAATTGGTCTTTATGAAAGAAGCAAAGGAACCATTGCAGAAATGGGCGAAACTTGGGAAGACATGGTAGCCGAAGCCAGAGCAGAACTTGCTGATGAAAAAGAAACCCCCGTGTTTGAAGCGTCTGCCACTAATGGGGATAATGTCGCCGATAATGGTGTGTAA